One Glycine max cultivar Williams 82 chromosome 4, Glycine_max_v4.0, whole genome shotgun sequence DNA segment encodes these proteins:
- the LOC102662144 gene encoding double-stranded RNA-binding protein 4, with product MYKTRLQDFTSKSGIQFPVYHTINEGHIPKFRSTVWVAEMRYTSPSTFSQKKVVEQDVARLALEGILHRTRDEGLSLVDQISPIFKSIMNEYAHKLHVEQPTYNNDKQLLGGVLPAFITSLVFNGTSYTGGPAGTKKDVEQSAAKAAILSIMSDSSSGTALAEVIRSKSIFYYAVLSDIQDFNHVSNMWKCPWATGAVYPSRR from the exons ATGTACAAAACTCGTCTCCAAGACTTTACTTCAAAGTCAGGCATTCAATTTCCTGTCTATCATACCATTAATGAGGGACATATTCCAAAGTTTAGATCGACGGTGTGGGTTGCAGAGATGCGTTACACTTCCCCATCCacattttcccaaaaaaaagttgttgaaCAGGATGTAGCTAGACTTGCTTTGGAGGGTATCCTCCATAGGACCAGAGATGAAGGACTCTCTCTTGTCGATCAG ATTTCTCCAATTTTCAAGTCTATCATGAATGAGTATGCTCATAAACTGCATGTAGAACAACCTACATACAACAATGATAAGCAACTGCTAGGAGGGGTGCTTCCTGCTTTTATAACTTCTTTGGTTTTCAATGGTACAAGTTACACTGGTGGTCCAGCTGGAACAAAAAAGGATGTTGAGCAGTCAGCCGCAAAGGCTGCAATTCTTTCAATTATGA GTGATTCTAGCTCGGGAACTGCACTTGCCGAGGTTATTAGGTCAAAGTCTATATTTTACTATGCAGTGTTATCCGATATACAAGATTTTaatcatgtttcaaacatgtggAAATGCCCGTG GGCAACTGGTGCTGTGTACCCTTCTCGAAGATAG
- the LOC100783628 gene encoding cytidine deaminase 1-like, whose amino-acid sequence KPRFVISASEAESQSISKLLPSLVSSAQSLARPSISNFPVAAVRLGTSGRIFMGVNMEFPGLPFHHTIHAEQFLLTNMANNVETRLDSFAVSVAPCGHCPQFLQELRDAPDIQILITSHKNPHFSPLSHFLSHHFGPHDLFPKTVPLLLEPRHNALSLPQNDHFNALAIAVGKQG is encoded by the exons AAACCCAGATTCGTAATCTCCGCATCGGAGGCCGAATCCCAATCAATCTCCAAACTCCTCCCTTCCCTCGTTTCCTCTGCTCAGTCCCTCGCCCGTCCTTCCATCTCCAACTTTCCCGTCGCCGCCGTCAGACTCGGCACCTCCGGTCGCATCTTCATGGGCGTGAACATGGAGTTCCCCGGCCTCCCCTTCCACCACACCATCCACGCCGAACAGTTCCTCCTCACCAACATGGCCAACAACGTCGAGACCCGCCTCGACTCCTTCGCCGTCTCTGTTGCCCCCTGCGGCCATTGTCCCCAGTTCCTTCAAGAACTCCGCGACGCCCCCGACATCCAAATCCTCATCACCTCCCATAAAAACCCTCACTTCAGCCCTCTCTCCCACTTCCTCTCCCACCACTTCGGCCCCCACGACCTTTTCCCCAAAACCGTCCCTCTCCTCTTGGAGCCTCGTCACAACGCTCTCTCTCTTCCCCAAAACGATCATTTCAACGCTCTTGCGATTGCAG TTGGAAAACAGGggtga